A single region of the Pseudomonas sp. VD-NE ins genome encodes:
- a CDS encoding YiiD C-terminal domain-containing protein — MSTDSRYLESVLHHDIPLTRDMGLKVLDWHEQKLSLHLPLDPNVNHKSTMFGGSLYCGAVLAGWGWLHLRLKEEGITDGHIVIQEGQISYPLPVTGDAVAICPAPDAKVWKKFLAMYRRYGRARLALNTRIVNQGSDEDAVRFTGQYVLHR; from the coding sequence ATGAGTACAGACAGTCGCTATCTGGAATCAGTCCTGCATCACGACATCCCCCTGACACGGGACATGGGGCTGAAGGTCCTCGACTGGCATGAGCAGAAGTTGAGTCTGCACCTGCCGCTCGATCCCAACGTCAATCACAAAAGCACCATGTTTGGCGGCAGCCTTTACTGTGGCGCGGTGCTGGCCGGGTGGGGCTGGTTGCATTTGCGCTTGAAGGAAGAAGGAATCACCGACGGGCACATTGTGATTCAGGAAGGGCAGATCAGTTATCCGCTGCCGGTCACTGGAGATGCCGTAGCAATTTGCCCGGCGCCCGATGCGAAGGTGTGGAAGAAGTTTCTGGCGATGTATCGGCGTTATGGGCGGGCGCGGTTGGCGTTGAATACGCGGATCGTCAATCAGGGTAGTGATGAGGATGCCGTTAGGTTTACCGGGCAGTACGTTTTGCACCGGTAA
- the nudE gene encoding ADP compounds hydrolase NudE, whose amino-acid sequence MRQKPTVLAREIVATSRLFCVEELKLRFSNGVERTYERLVGKGAGYGAVMIVAMLDAEHAVLVEEYCGGTDEYELSLPKGLIEPGEDVLAAAERELKEEAGFGARQLEHLTELSLSPGYMSQKIQVVLATDLYEERLEGDEPEPMRVDKVNLRELSSLALNPQFSEGRALAALYLTRDLLTERGFFPA is encoded by the coding sequence ATGCGCCAGAAACCCACCGTACTTGCCCGCGAGATCGTCGCCACCAGCCGTCTGTTTTGCGTCGAAGAACTCAAGCTGCGTTTTTCCAACGGCGTGGAACGCACTTACGAGCGTCTGGTCGGCAAAGGTGCGGGCTACGGCGCGGTAATGATCGTGGCGATGCTGGATGCTGAACACGCAGTGCTGGTCGAGGAATATTGCGGCGGTACCGATGAGTATGAACTGTCCTTGCCTAAAGGTTTGATCGAACCGGGCGAAGACGTATTGGCGGCAGCCGAGCGGGAGCTCAAGGAAGAAGCCGGATTTGGCGCGCGACAACTGGAGCATCTGACCGAACTGTCGCTGTCGCCCGGTTACATGAGCCAGAAGATCCAGGTTGTTCTGGCTACCGATTTGTACGAAGAGCGCCTGGAAGGCGACGAGCCCGAACCGATGCGCGTCGATAAGGTGAACCTGCGCGAATTGTCGTCGCTGGCGCTCAATCCCCAGTTTTCCGAAGGCCGTGCATTGGCTGCACTGTATCTGACCCGCGATCTGCTGACCGAGCGCGGGTTCTTTCCAGCATGA
- the yrfG gene encoding GMP/IMP nucleotidase: protein MPSLPWSDIDTVLLDMDGTLLDLHFDNHFWLEHLPQRYAELHGVSRAMAEMELQPLFERHAGQLQWYCLDFWSAELKLSVRELKLETAHLIALRPDADTFLEAIKRAGKRVIMITNAHRDSLSLKLERIELAPYFERLISSHDYGFPKENPQFWDALQADIGFDPARSLFIDDTLPILRSAREFGVAHLLAVKEPDSRKGPKDTAEFAAVEDYRNLIAGL, encoded by the coding sequence ATGCCTTCATTACCGTGGTCCGACATCGATACCGTTCTGCTCGACATGGACGGCACGCTGCTGGATCTGCACTTCGACAATCACTTCTGGCTGGAACACCTGCCCCAGCGTTACGCCGAACTGCACGGGGTCAGCCGGGCCATGGCCGAGATGGAGTTGCAGCCGTTGTTCGAACGGCATGCCGGCCAGTTGCAGTGGTATTGCCTGGATTTCTGGAGTGCCGAGTTGAAGTTGTCGGTGCGTGAATTGAAGCTGGAAACTGCGCACCTGATCGCCCTGCGCCCAGATGCCGATACCTTTCTGGAAGCGATCAAACGCGCCGGCAAACGGGTGATCATGATCACCAACGCGCACCGCGATTCACTGTCGCTGAAGCTGGAGCGGATCGAACTGGCGCCGTATTTCGAACGGTTGATCAGCTCCCACGATTACGGTTTCCCCAAGGAGAACCCGCAGTTCTGGGATGCCTTGCAGGCGGACATCGGCTTTGATCCGGCGCGCAGTCTGTTTATCGACGACACCTTGCCGATTCTGCGCAGTGCGCGGGAATTTGGTGTGGCGCATTTGCTGGCGGTGAAAGAGCCGGACAGCCGCAAGGGGCCAAAGGACACGGCTGAGTTTGCGGCGGTTGAGGATTACCGCAATCTGATCGCTGGTCTTTGA
- the cysQ gene encoding 3'(2'),5'-bisphosphate nucleotidase CysQ, which translates to MKFPHPLMAPVVELALQAGEAILPFWRSGVEVTAKSDDSPVTAADLAAHHLILAGLTALDPGIPVLSEEDANIPQSVRAGWQRWWLVDPLDGTKEFISGSEEFTVNIALIENGRVVFGVVSMPTNGRYYVGGAGLGAWRCDKDGTPVAIQVRDVPAPGEAFTVVASRRHSSPEQERLLAGLSASLGELQLANIGSSLKFCLLAEGAADCYPRLAPTSQWDTAAAQGVLEGAGGEVLDLRGEAFCYPARESLLNEFFLALPAKAAWRSRLLELARG; encoded by the coding sequence ATGAAGTTTCCCCACCCGTTGATGGCGCCGGTCGTTGAGCTGGCATTGCAGGCCGGCGAGGCGATTTTGCCGTTCTGGCGCTCCGGCGTTGAAGTCACGGCCAAGTCCGATGACTCGCCCGTGACGGCGGCGGATCTGGCCGCGCATCACCTGATTCTCGCCGGGCTGACGGCGCTGGATCCGGGCATTCCGGTGTTGTCGGAAGAAGACGCCAACATCCCCCAGAGCGTACGCGCCGGCTGGCAGCGCTGGTGGTTGGTGGATCCGCTGGATGGCACCAAGGAGTTCATCAGCGGCAGCGAAGAGTTCACCGTGAATATTGCGCTGATCGAAAACGGTCGCGTGGTTTTTGGCGTGGTGTCGATGCCGACCAATGGTCGTTATTACGTCGGAGGTGCCGGGCTTGGTGCGTGGCGCTGCGACAAGGACGGCACGCCGGTTGCGATTCAGGTGCGTGATGTGCCGGCACCGGGTGAGGCGTTTACCGTGGTGGCCAGCCGTCGGCATTCGAGTCCCGAGCAGGAGCGCTTGCTGGCGGGGTTGAGTGCGAGTCTGGGCGAGTTGCAATTGGCAAACATTGGTAGCTCGCTGAAGTTTTGTCTGCTAGCGGAAGGCGCGGCGGATTGCTATCCGCGACTGGCGCCGACTTCGCAGTGGGACACGGCGGCTGCGCAAGGTGTGCTGGAAGGTGCGGGCGGTGAGGTGTTGGATCTGCGCGGAGAAGCGTTCTGTTATCCGGCGCGGGAATCGCTGTTGAACGAGTTCTTTTTGGCGCTGCCGGCGAAGGCGGCGTGGCGTTCCAGATTGTTGGAGTTGGCGCGGGGTTAA
- a CDS encoding sigma-54 dependent transcriptional regulator produces the protein MTIDNRIQVVLIDDDPHLRQALGQTLDLAGLKILPLSEAKGLAAQLERDWPGVVVSDIRMPGMDGLELLSELHAQDPELPVLLITGHGDVPLAVQAMRAGAYDFLEKPFASDALLDSVRRALALRRLVLDNRSLRLALSDRNELSARLVGHSTPMLRLREQIGALAATKADVLILGETGAGKEVVARALHDLSSRRNGPFVAINAGALAESVVESELFGHEPGAFTGAQKRRIGKFEFANGGTLFLDEIESMSMDVQVKLLRMLQERVVERLGGNQLIPLDIRVIAATKEDLRQAADQGRFRADLYYRLNVAPLRIPPLRERGEDALVLFQHYADEASARHGLPPHELQPAQRALLLRHTWPGNVRELQNAAERFALGLELALDNSGAEGAGAIVEVTGGGLSEQVENFERSLIAAELARSHSSVRSLAEALGIPRKTLHDKLRKHGLNFGDSSHGDENE, from the coding sequence ATGACCATCGACAATCGCATTCAGGTGGTGTTGATCGACGACGATCCGCACCTGCGTCAGGCCCTCGGCCAGACCCTGGATCTGGCCGGCCTGAAAATTCTGCCGCTGTCCGAAGCCAAAGGACTTGCCGCTCAACTGGAGCGTGACTGGCCGGGCGTGGTGGTCAGCGACATTCGCATGCCGGGCATGGATGGCCTCGAATTGTTAAGCGAATTGCACGCACAGGATCCCGAACTGCCGGTGCTGCTGATCACCGGCCACGGCGACGTGCCGCTGGCGGTGCAAGCCATGCGCGCCGGCGCTTATGACTTTCTCGAAAAACCTTTCGCCAGCGACGCACTACTCGACAGCGTGCGTCGCGCGCTGGCCCTGCGCCGACTGGTGTTGGACAACCGCAGCCTGCGCTTGGCCCTCAGCGATCGCAATGAACTGAGTGCGCGGCTGGTCGGCCATTCGACGCCGATGCTGCGCCTGCGTGAGCAGATCGGTGCGCTGGCCGCGACCAAGGCTGACGTGCTGATCCTCGGCGAAACCGGCGCCGGCAAAGAAGTGGTCGCCCGTGCGCTGCACGATTTGTCCAGCCGTCGTAATGGCCCGTTCGTCGCGATCAACGCTGGCGCACTGGCCGAGTCGGTGGTGGAAAGCGAACTGTTCGGCCACGAACCCGGCGCATTCACTGGCGCGCAGAAACGCCGGATCGGCAAATTCGAATTTGCCAACGGCGGCACATTGTTTCTCGATGAAATCGAGAGCATGAGCATGGACGTGCAAGTGAAGTTGCTGCGCATGCTGCAGGAGCGCGTGGTCGAGCGTCTGGGCGGTAATCAACTGATCCCGCTGGACATCCGCGTGATTGCCGCGACCAAGGAAGACCTGCGTCAGGCTGCCGATCAGGGCCGCTTCCGCGCCGACTTGTACTACCGCCTCAACGTCGCGCCACTGCGCATTCCGCCGCTGCGTGAACGTGGCGAAGATGCGCTGGTGCTGTTCCAGCATTACGCCGATGAAGCCAGCGCCCGCCACGGTTTGCCGCCGCATGAACTGCAGCCGGCACAACGCGCCTTGCTGCTGCGCCACACCTGGCCGGGCAACGTGCGCGAACTGCAGAATGCCGCCGAACGTTTCGCCCTTGGCCTGGAACTGGCGCTGGATAACAGTGGCGCTGAAGGTGCCGGCGCCATCGTGGAAGTCACTGGCGGCGGGCTCAGCGAGCAGGTGGAAAATTTCGAAAGATCATTGATCGCTGCCGAACTGGCGCGCTCCCACAGTTCGGTGCGCAGCCTCGCTGAAGCCTTGGGCATTCCGCGCAAAACCCTGCATGACAAATTGCGCAAGCATGGCCTCAACTTCGGCGACAGCAGCCATGGGGACGAGAACGAATGA